The Laspinema palackyanum D2c region TCGACAGTTATTAACTTACCGCTCATTCACAGGCGTAGCCCATTTAACCCTCTGGGCGGGGACCATCCATTATCCCGGATGACAGGATACTCAGGTTGAGTCTTAACTAGCAAGTAACCAGAGAAACCTTACTAGAGCATCCGTTGAGGGTTTGTCCGCAGCCTTTAACGGAGTCAAGCTACAGACCGCTCAAAACCTACTAGAGGTTGTTAGGCAGCAACAGTGGCCGCTTTACGAGCGAAAGGAACGATGTTGTTCGCATTTACTTTTTTTTTGAGTTGGGGATTGACGAGAGACAACTCACTCTCGGCCTGAATCACGGAGCAGCGTTCACTACCGAATCGAATCCAATAAGGCCCCGTGCACTGTTCTTCTATTATAATCAAAATTTTGGGGATGACAATAGGTTTAACAAATTAATTTGTGAATTGGGTCCAATGGCGGGCTGGGAGAGCAATCAATGGAGGAAGTGAGGTTTGAAAATACTCTGTCTGAGTAATGGTCATGGAGAAGATGCGATCGCCCTACGGGTATTGCGCCAACTCCAGCAGCATCCGCATTCTCCAGACTTAGCGGCACTCCCCCTCGTCGGCGATGGAAGTGCCTACCTGCAACTGCCGGAGATAGACATTATCGGTCCCGTCAAACCCATGCCATCCGGGGGATTTGTCTATATGGATGGACGGCAGTTATTAGGGGATATCTCCCACGGATTGCTGGGATTAACCTGGAAACAATATCAAGCCATCCGAGAATGGGCCAAACAAGGGGATGCTGTCTTAGCGGTTGGGGATATTGTCCCCTTGCTCTTTGCGCGCTTGAGTGGGCTTCCCTACGCCTTTATCGGCACCGCCAAGTCTGAATATTATCTCCGGGATGAGGCGGGACTGTTACCCCGTCGCACTTGGTTTGAGCGCTTCGAGAGTTGGTCCGGGTCCGTTTATGTCCCTTGGGAACGCGCTTTAATGCGGAATCCACGCTGTAAGGCGGTTTTTCCCCGGGATTCTCTCACTACAGCAACCTTACAGCAGTTTTCGATTCCGGCTTATGACTTGGGGAATCCAATGATGGATGATTTGGAGGTAGACAGTTCAGCGCCTATTTTTTATGACCCGGATGCGGAACTGAAAGAAACCCAGCGATCGCTCGTCGTCACTCTATTACCCGGATCCAGAGCACCGGAAGCTTATGGAAATTGGCAGCAAATCCTGTGGGGAGTGGCGTCGGTGGTGGAAACTTTCAACAATCGCCATCCGGTTATCCTAGCAGCAATCGCCCCGGGGTTAAAGATTGAACATTTCTCCCAGGAGTTGGAAAATTACGGATGGCATCGCCAATCCTCTCTCCTGGATGGAATTGG contains the following coding sequences:
- a CDS encoding lipid-A-disaccharide synthase-related protein, encoding MKILCLSNGHGEDAIALRVLRQLQQHPHSPDLAALPLVGDGSAYLQLPEIDIIGPVKPMPSGGFVYMDGRQLLGDISHGLLGLTWKQYQAIREWAKQGDAVLAVGDIVPLLFARLSGLPYAFIGTAKSEYYLRDEAGLLPRRTWFERFESWSGSVYVPWERALMRNPRCKAVFPRDSLTTATLQQFSIPAYDLGNPMMDDLEVDSSAPIFYDPDAELKETQRSLVVTLLPGSRAPEAYGNWQQILWGVASVVETFNNRHPVILAAIAPGLKIEHFSQELENYGWHRQSSLLDGIGENPGPSEIDRAIATLQASGAISFTQKTARLLLTQTGFVECLRYGDVAIAMAGTATEQFVGLGKPAIALPGKGPQFTPAFAEAQSRLLGPSVTLVKRPDKVAEVIQQLLRDPDLLQLIGENGQRRMGEPGASRRIASHLMELWGSSESWGSGND